In Solobacterium moorei, a single genomic region encodes these proteins:
- a CDS encoding FAD-dependent oxidoreductase, protein MTTAPKKRMTNERDFVPDPNYVAVDPEKEKLLLDLACMITNRIKAKLTHSVKTEDPEYWMLDELLTKEEVKFMLSFKKTRVGYKPEILAKKNNMTLEETQKMIDHLCWIGLIEMNRENPENEKQYNVPIFVPGSAEFMMMNEELTTAHPKLATFFNLMTQMPLEPVTPMVPLGGGGIGMHVIPVEKAIEHVNQSVSVEHLNHWLDKYDKYAISQCTCRRQQEMRGEGSGEINGEFCIGVGDMAEYQVDRGRARYVSYDEVLEILKRGERHGFVHQITNIDGEGKIVGICNCAPGVCNALRTSQLYNTPNLSRSAYRAHVEKEKCVACGKCVEVCPVGAAKLGQKLCTSLGAIQYPTTLLPDETEWGEDHWNPDYRETSKINCYDTGTAPCKTACPAHLAVQGYVKMASEGRFMDALKLIKQDNPFPAVCGAICNRRCEDACTRGKVDQPIAIDEIKKYIAAQELNAETRFVPLCEKDDGGMWSDEYKIAIVGAGPAGLSAAYYLRMHGYPVTVFEKESRAGGMLLNGIPSFRLEKDIIEAEIDVLREMGVEFKYNVEIGKDTTIPALRSEGYKAFYIAIGAQGGRKTGVPGEDANGVQTGVEFLRKANNEALRHGLEGDVVVIGGGNVAVDVARTAVRLTEGKVTMLCLENEKEMPAAADEVLEAKEEDISVMNGWGPKEILTENGNVTGVVFKKCLSVKDVDGKFNPQYDENETITVPCKNVLLSIGQSIEWGKLLEGTKVELNRNNTAKADPVTLQTADPDIFVGGDVYTGPRFAIDAIAAGRIVEDSINRFVHPGQSMTINRDLRHFIELNKDDVVLEEFDTAKRQVPGHKQGNPRATFNDMRLAFTDEQVRTEAKRCLGCGATFVDLNKCIGCGLCTTCCEFDAIHLQRDLPDASRMYRCEDKIKAILPYAAKRKLKILFKKKSK, encoded by the coding sequence ATGACAACTGCCCCAAAGAAGAGAATGACGAATGAACGTGACTTCGTTCCGGATCCAAATTATGTAGCTGTAGATCCAGAAAAGGAAAAACTATTACTAGACCTTGCATGCATGATTACCAACCGTATCAAGGCAAAGTTAACACATTCTGTTAAAACAGAAGATCCTGAATACTGGATGCTAGATGAACTACTTACAAAAGAAGAAGTGAAGTTCATGTTGTCATTCAAGAAGACACGTGTAGGATATAAACCAGAAATTCTAGCGAAGAAAAATAATATGACGCTAGAAGAAACACAGAAGATGATTGATCATCTATGTTGGATTGGTTTGATAGAGATGAATCGTGAAAATCCGGAGAACGAGAAACAATATAATGTGCCTATTTTCGTTCCAGGTTCTGCTGAATTTATGATGATGAATGAAGAACTTACAACAGCACATCCAAAACTTGCGACATTCTTTAACTTAATGACACAGATGCCACTAGAACCTGTAACGCCAATGGTTCCACTTGGCGGTGGAGGAATTGGTATGCATGTTATTCCGGTGGAGAAGGCAATTGAACATGTAAATCAATCAGTATCTGTAGAGCATTTGAACCATTGGTTAGATAAGTACGACAAGTATGCAATCAGCCAATGTACATGCCGTCGCCAACAGGAGATGCGTGGCGAAGGCTCTGGCGAAATCAATGGTGAATTCTGTATTGGTGTTGGAGACATGGCTGAATATCAGGTCGATCGTGGTAGGGCACGTTATGTTTCCTATGATGAAGTCTTAGAAATCTTGAAACGTGGTGAACGTCATGGCTTTGTACACCAAATTACTAATATTGATGGTGAAGGCAAGATTGTAGGTATCTGTAACTGTGCACCTGGTGTATGTAATGCGTTACGCACATCACAGTTGTACAATACACCAAACCTATCACGTTCCGCATATCGAGCACATGTCGAGAAAGAAAAGTGCGTTGCCTGTGGTAAGTGTGTTGAAGTTTGTCCAGTGGGAGCTGCGAAGCTTGGTCAGAAGTTATGCACAAGTTTAGGTGCAATCCAGTATCCAACAACATTATTACCAGATGAAACAGAATGGGGCGAAGATCATTGGAATCCGGATTATCGTGAAACTTCTAAGATCAACTGCTATGACACAGGTACAGCACCATGTAAGACGGCTTGTCCTGCTCACTTAGCGGTGCAGGGTTATGTAAAGATGGCTTCTGAAGGAAGATTCATGGATGCCCTCAAACTAATCAAGCAGGATAATCCATTCCCTGCAGTATGTGGAGCAATCTGTAATCGTCGTTGTGAAGACGCATGTACACGTGGTAAGGTTGATCAACCTATCGCAATTGATGAAATTAAGAAATACATCGCTGCACAAGAATTAAACGCAGAAACACGTTTCGTTCCTTTATGTGAAAAGGATGATGGTGGAATGTGGTCTGATGAATATAAGATTGCGATTGTCGGTGCTGGTCCTGCTGGTCTTTCGGCAGCGTATTACCTCCGTATGCATGGATATCCTGTAACAGTGTTTGAAAAGGAAAGTCGTGCAGGTGGTATGTTACTGAATGGTATTCCATCCTTCCGCTTAGAGAAAGATATTATCGAAGCTGAGATCGATGTACTGCGTGAGATGGGTGTTGAGTTTAAATACAATGTTGAAATTGGTAAGGACACAACAATCCCTGCATTACGCAGTGAAGGCTATAAAGCATTCTATATTGCGATTGGTGCTCAAGGTGGACGTAAGACAGGTGTTCCTGGTGAAGACGCTAACGGTGTTCAAACAGGTGTAGAGTTCTTACGTAAGGCAAATAACGAAGCTTTAAGACATGGATTAGAAGGTGATGTAGTTGTTATCGGTGGTGGTAACGTTGCAGTTGACGTAGCACGTACTGCTGTTCGTTTAACAGAAGGTAAAGTCACAATGTTATGTCTTGAGAATGAAAAGGAAATGCCTGCTGCTGCAGATGAAGTACTAGAAGCCAAGGAAGAAGACATCTCTGTTATGAATGGTTGGGGTCCAAAGGAAATCCTAACTGAAAATGGAAATGTTACAGGCGTTGTATTTAAGAAGTGCTTGTCTGTTAAGGATGTGGATGGCAAGTTTAATCCTCAATACGATGAAAATGAAACCATCACAGTTCCATGCAAGAATGTATTACTATCTATTGGACAATCGATTGAATGGGGTAAGCTCTTAGAAGGCACAAAGGTTGAACTTAACCGCAACAATACTGCTAAGGCTGATCCAGTCACATTACAGACTGCTGACCCAGATATATTTGTGGGTGGTGATGTATACACAGGTCCAAGATTTGCGATTGATGCGATTGCGGCTGGTAGAATTGTAGAAGACTCCATTAATCGTTTTGTTCATCCAGGACAATCCATGACAATCAACCGTGACCTACGTCATTTCATTGAATTAAATAAGGATGATGTTGTATTAGAAGAATTTGATACAGCCAAGCGACAGGTTCCTGGACATAAACAAGGAAATCCAAGGGCTACATTCAACGATATGCGTCTAGCATTTACAGATGAACAAGTTCGTACAGAAGCGAAACGTTGCTTAGGCTGTGGTGCGACATTTGTTGACCTTAATAAGTGTATCGGTTGTGGTCTATGTACAACATGTTGTGAATTTGATGCGATTCATCTACAAAGAGATTTACCAGATGCGTCTAGAATGTATCGTTGTGAAGATAAGATCAAGGCTATTCTTCCTTACGCCGCAAAACGCAAACTCAAGATTTTATTCAAGAAGAAGAGTAAATAA
- the ltrA gene encoding group II intron reverse transcriptase/maturase has product MELMDKILSQKNLQEAMKRVKSNKGASGIDKMSVEEIDEYFSKHIEEIKTSIWEKKYRPRAVKRVYIPKPNGKKRPLGIPVVVDRVIQQAVAQVFSELYDECFSEHSYGFRPNRSAHQAMEEVLFYLNEGCEWVIDLDIEKYFDTVNHDKLISILREKVKDDVTLHLVRSFLRAGIMEDGIIHRNEEGVPQGGPLSPILSNIYLDRFDKELESRGLRFVRYADDCNILVKSEMSANRVMKSVSSWLERKLFLKVNMTKTKVVRPSNSSFLGFTFWKNKDGWKSMPTYDRKQKLCKKIKEVLCRKKASALPLSTVFTQVNQIVRGWINYFRIGSMKTFLKEFGEWLRHKIRVIILKQWKKPKRIYTNLQSLNRILKVNISDERIYSTANTRLGLYRQANGNTIKFLLSPKVLSMKSKDRPGLINPLEYYQSK; this is encoded by the coding sequence ATGGAATTAATGGACAAGATTCTAAGTCAAAAGAACTTACAAGAGGCGATGAAAAGAGTCAAGAGTAATAAAGGTGCATCGGGCATTGACAAGATGTCTGTGGAAGAAATTGACGAATACTTCAGTAAACATATAGAAGAAATCAAAACTTCGATATGGGAAAAGAAATACAGACCTCGGGCAGTAAAAAGAGTCTATATCCCAAAACCAAATGGAAAGAAAAGACCATTGGGGATACCCGTTGTAGTGGATAGAGTAATCCAACAAGCAGTGGCACAAGTGTTTAGTGAACTCTATGACGAGTGCTTTAGTGAGCATAGTTACGGATTCAGACCAAACAGAAGTGCCCACCAAGCGATGGAGGAAGTACTCTTCTACCTAAACGAAGGGTGTGAATGGGTAATAGACCTAGATATTGAAAAGTACTTTGACACAGTGAATCATGATAAGTTGATATCCATACTTAGAGAGAAAGTAAAAGATGATGTAACGCTACATCTCGTAAGGTCCTTTTTGAGGGCTGGAATCATGGAAGATGGAATCATCCACAGAAATGAAGAAGGAGTTCCACAAGGAGGTCCGCTCAGTCCAATATTATCCAATATCTACCTAGATAGGTTTGATAAGGAACTGGAAAGCAGAGGGCTAAGATTCGTAAGATACGCAGATGACTGTAATATCCTCGTGAAGAGTGAGATGTCAGCCAACAGAGTCATGAAGTCTGTATCAAGTTGGCTAGAAAGAAAACTATTTCTAAAGGTCAACATGACAAAAACAAAAGTAGTAAGACCTAGCAATAGTTCGTTTCTTGGCTTCACGTTCTGGAAAAACAAAGATGGATGGAAAAGTATGCCTACATACGATAGGAAACAAAAACTATGTAAGAAAATAAAAGAAGTGCTATGCCGTAAAAAGGCAAGTGCACTTCCTTTATCGACTGTATTCACCCAAGTAAACCAAATCGTGAGAGGATGGATAAACTACTTCAGGATTGGCTCGATGAAGACCTTCTTAAAAGAATTTGGAGAATGGTTGCGACACAAGATACGTGTGATAATTCTAAAACAATGGAAGAAACCAAAACGTATCTATACCAACCTACAAAGTCTAAATCGGATACTCAAGGTCAATATCTCTGATGAAAGAATCTACAGTACAGCCAATACTAGACTAGGTCTATATCGACAGGCAAATGGAAACACAATAAAATTCTTATTGAGTCCAAAGGTACTATCGATGAAAAGCAAAGACAGACCGGGATTAATCAATCCACTAGAATATTATCAATCTAAGTAA
- a CDS encoding ABC-2 family transporter protein: MITSLLKNSFKQYISYPLYFIGEVLGSVLFPIAINCFFIISIMSTTDIKAYTNSGIILYVIISNLTYVVITMDVSREIAKDIKGNGLGQKLLLPKCYFILVIFKALAKMAVRIICVYIPIFTVSIFALGTSNILACMLKAIPFLLYACSISILISILIGLSAFYFTEIWGLKAFISFISYVLSGSLFPFDLTLKSIQKILLLTPFPYISYIPTKIITDSNFLIESFMFIIPLIYIIIFLIISIFIWRDGIKKYQSCGV, translated from the coding sequence GTGATTACAAGTTTGCTGAAGAATTCATTCAAACAATATATCTCGTATCCTCTCTATTTCATTGGAGAAGTACTGGGATCTGTACTTTTCCCAATTGCGATTAATTGCTTTTTTATCATCAGTATTATGTCAACTACTGATATTAAAGCATATACCAATAGTGGGATAATCCTATATGTTATTATCTCTAATTTAACCTACGTGGTAATTACCATGGATGTATCCAGAGAAATTGCAAAAGATATCAAAGGGAATGGTTTAGGTCAAAAGCTACTCTTACCAAAATGTTACTTTATACTAGTTATTTTCAAAGCTCTAGCAAAAATGGCTGTCCGCATTATTTGCGTATATATCCCGATTTTTACAGTAAGTATATTTGCATTGGGAACTTCTAATATACTCGCATGCATGCTAAAAGCTATTCCATTCTTACTATATGCATGTTCGATTAGTATTTTGATTTCTATCCTAATTGGATTATCCGCTTTCTATTTCACAGAAATATGGGGGTTAAAAGCATTTATTTCATTTATATCTTACGTTTTATCCGGATCATTATTCCCTTTTGACTTGACTCTCAAATCAATTCAAAAAATACTTTTATTGACGCCATTCCCATACATTAGCTATATACCAACAAAAATTATTACCGATTCCAATTTCTTAATTGAGTCATTTATGTTCATAATTCCACTTATTTATATCATAATTTTTTTAATCATCTCCATATTTATTTGGAGAGATGGAATAAAAAAATATCAAAGTTGCGGAGTGTAA
- a CDS encoding ABC-2 family transporter protein codes for MFQYIVSCLQFSWKKATVYKANLASWVLADLGMYLSTIFVYLLLGGTVFLFAGYNNSQMLLYISNSFLINNIYSILFSEAIDTISIDIRNGKMYYSLLKPVPLTVFYIAKNLNLKSLVITPFLIVFNVYCLYLNHLSLHIMNFLLLLVAVYSMGVIFLLIICLDFIGLRSEAINPIMVELLELRDRPDKIFNTFIRSIFIYIIPIYLTSAIPTKIMIENCNLIESIYFFLFPVIGTVLSTVCIKKSIKYYTFGTEEV; via the coding sequence ATGTTTCAATATATAGTATCGTGCTTACAATTCTCATGGAAAAAAGCCACCGTTTATAAGGCTAACTTAGCAAGCTGGGTGCTTGCCGATTTAGGCATGTATCTTTCTACTATCTTTGTATACCTTTTATTAGGAGGAACTGTTTTCCTTTTTGCTGGCTACAACAACTCCCAAATGCTCTTGTATATTAGCAATAGTTTTCTCATTAACAATATCTATTCAATTTTATTTTCGGAGGCCATTGATACTATATCTATTGATATTCGCAATGGCAAAATGTATTATTCGCTTTTAAAACCTGTACCTTTAACAGTATTTTATATTGCAAAAAATCTGAATTTGAAGTCTCTTGTTATTACTCCGTTTTTAATAGTTTTTAATGTATATTGTCTTTACCTAAATCACCTTTCGCTTCATATAATGAATTTCTTATTGCTTCTGGTAGCAGTATACTCAATGGGTGTAATATTTCTATTAATTATTTGTCTTGATTTTATAGGACTTCGATCGGAAGCTATTAATCCAATTATGGTAGAATTACTAGAATTACGAGATAGACCTGATAAAATTTTTAATACTTTTATTCGTAGTATTTTCATCTATATCATACCTATTTATTTAACAAGTGCTATTCCTACTAAAATTATGATTGAAAACTGTAATCTGATTGAAAGCATATACTTTTTCCTTTTTCCTGTGATTGGAACTGTTTTATCAACAGTTTGTATTAAAAAATCAATTAAATACTATACCTTCGGGACGGAAGAGGTATAA
- a CDS encoding ATP-binding cassette domain-containing protein codes for MQELTKSITCNNISKKYNHSRIFSDCRSTIALANITFSVSRGEILGIIGKNGAGKTTLIKILSGIMVPDSGKVEVTGTNPFKRTKSYRNSVAIIMGQKSQMDEDISIYDNALFMASVYGINRETADIRISSLSSKLGLTTQLKQQVRTLSLGERMKGDLLIAFLHTPTIIFLDEPTIGLDYSTQCSVRSFLKEYVKQNNASLILTSHNIDDIKELSDNILILNEGKQLFLGTIRELYMIVKPKKFLEFKMDDETIKQVEIQQDNQKFLETIGTIPSDRLKEINLVDMDLNEVIEELYRRSK; via the coding sequence ATGCAAGAGTTAACAAAGAGTATTACATGCAATAATATTAGCAAAAAATACAATCATTCTAGGATTTTTAGCGATTGCAGATCTACTATCGCTCTTGCAAATATCACTTTTTCTGTTTCCCGTGGTGAAATATTAGGAATTATAGGGAAAAACGGTGCAGGTAAAACAACACTCATTAAAATATTGTCAGGTATTATGGTTCCCGACAGTGGTAAGGTAGAAGTAACGGGAACCAACCCTTTTAAGAGAACTAAATCATACAGAAATTCCGTAGCAATTATCATGGGACAAAAAAGTCAAATGGACGAAGATATTTCCATATATGATAATGCGCTGTTTATGGCTTCTGTATACGGGATTAATAGAGAAACTGCGGACATTCGCATTTCCTCACTCTCATCTAAGCTTGGACTTACTACCCAATTAAAACAACAAGTAAGAACATTATCTCTAGGCGAGAGGATGAAGGGCGATTTACTTATTGCTTTTTTACATACTCCAACAATCATCTTTTTAGACGAACCAACGATAGGCTTAGATTATTCGACTCAATGCTCCGTTCGTTCATTTCTGAAAGAATATGTTAAACAAAATAATGCATCTTTGATTCTAACCAGTCATAATATTGATGATATCAAAGAACTCAGTGACAATATATTGATTCTCAACGAGGGCAAGCAATTATTCCTAGGTACAATTAGGGAATTATATATGATTGTTAAGCCCAAAAAATTTTTAGAATTTAAGATGGATGATGAAACTATAAAACAAGTAGAAATACAACAAGATAACCAAAAATTCCTAGAAACCATAGGAACAATACCTTCTGATAGATTGAAAGAAATTAACTTAGTTGATATGGACTTGAATGAGGTAATAGAGGAATTATATAGAAGGAGTAAATAG
- the hypB gene encoding hydrogenase nickel incorporation protein HypB yields the protein MYEIFETKERLSADNTLEAQKVRNTLKEHRVYLINLMASPGAGKTTTLVRMIEELKKDYRVGVMEADVDSDVDAKTISKLGVKVIQLHTGGSCHMTADMTARGMERLNIEDLDVVILENIGNLVCPAEFDTGANLKLVILSIPEGDDKPLKYPLMFQVGDILLFNKIDTKAIFDFDEERCKEHVRKLNPNMEFYPISAKTGEGFDDMINAIRKRIEAWRNVE from the coding sequence ATGTACGAGATTTTTGAGACAAAAGAACGATTGAGTGCAGATAATACCTTGGAAGCCCAAAAAGTACGTAATACATTAAAAGAACATCGTGTATATCTAATTAATTTGATGGCTTCGCCAGGTGCAGGTAAGACAACAACACTTGTAAGAATGATAGAGGAGTTGAAGAAGGATTACCGCGTAGGTGTGATGGAAGCGGATGTCGATTCTGATGTGGACGCAAAGACAATCTCTAAGTTAGGTGTCAAGGTAATCCAACTGCATACAGGTGGTAGCTGTCATATGACAGCAGACATGACTGCTCGTGGAATGGAAAGACTTAACATTGAAGATTTAGATGTTGTAATTCTAGAGAATATTGGCAACTTGGTATGTCCGGCTGAGTTTGATACTGGTGCGAATTTAAAACTAGTTATTCTAAGCATTCCTGAGGGTGATGATAAGCCGCTGAAATATCCATTGATGTTTCAGGTGGGCGATATCTTACTCTTTAATAAGATCGATACCAAGGCAATCTTTGACTTCGATGAAGAACGATGCAAGGAACATGTTCGTAAGTTGAATCCAAATATGGAATTCTATCCAATTAGTGCGAAAACTGGTGAAGGCTTTGATGACATGATAAATGCTATACGCAAGCGTATCGAAGCGTGGAGGAATGTAGAATGA
- the hypB gene encoding hydrogenase nickel incorporation protein HypB, with protein sequence MKIIELHKSITASNDMDADALRAQMKKQGTLLINLMSSPGSGKTTLLSSTIQMLSEIKIAVLEADIESAVDAERIEQLGAVAVQVHTDGMCHMDAGMTKTGIDAMKGDDIDLAFLENVGNLICPAEYDTGAGKNVMILSVTEGDDKPLKYPLMFEKSDALVISKIDALPYFDFDLDVCIERVKRLNPNIQIFPVSAKTKEGMQEWLNWLQQEVAEWKER encoded by the coding sequence ATGAAAATCATAGAACTCCATAAGAGTATTACCGCATCAAATGACATGGATGCCGATGCACTACGTGCACAGATGAAAAAACAGGGAACACTACTCATCAACCTAATGAGCTCTCCTGGTTCTGGCAAGACCACACTCCTAAGTTCGACGATACAGATGTTATCTGAGATAAAGATTGCGGTTTTAGAAGCAGATATTGAATCTGCAGTCGATGCGGAAAGAATCGAACAGTTAGGTGCTGTAGCAGTACAGGTACATACAGATGGTATGTGTCATATGGATGCGGGAATGACAAAGACAGGCATCGATGCGATGAAGGGAGACGACATCGACCTTGCATTCTTAGAGAATGTAGGAAATCTGATTTGTCCTGCAGAATATGATACAGGTGCTGGAAAGAATGTCATGATTCTAAGTGTGACAGAAGGTGATGACAAGCCTCTCAAATATCCATTGATGTTTGAAAAGAGTGATGCCCTCGTCATCAGTAAGATTGATGCCCTACCATATTTTGATTTTGATTTAGATGTTTGTATCGAACGTGTAAAGCGTTTGAATCCAAATATTCAGATATTCCCAGTGAGTGCTAAAACCAAAGAGGGAATGCAAGAGTGGCTAAACTGGTTACAACAAGAAGTAGCTGAGTGGAAAGAGAGATAA
- a CDS encoding hydrogenase maturation nickel metallochaperone HypA has translation MHEMGIVTHLAKTLTEMAEENKVTKYGSVTLEVGEVSGIMTDYFVDCWNYFKVKYPLLLECELKLETIPAVTFCELCKQEYETVKHGRICPYCGSEETYLVKGDECIIKEVEAETEE, from the coding sequence ATGCATGAGATGGGGATTGTTACACACCTTGCGAAAACTCTCACAGAAATGGCAGAAGAAAACAAGGTCACAAAATATGGTTCAGTAACCCTAGAGGTTGGTGAAGTATCTGGTATTATGACAGATTACTTCGTAGATTGTTGGAATTATTTCAAAGTAAAATATCCTCTATTACTAGAGTGCGAATTAAAGTTAGAGACAATTCCTGCTGTGACGTTTTGTGAATTGTGTAAACAAGAATATGAGACAGTAAAGCATGGAAGAATATGTCCATATTGTGGTAGTGAAGAGACATACCTTGTAAAAGGTGATGAATGTATTATCAAGGAAGTTGAAGCAGAAACAGAAGAGTAG
- a CDS encoding MATE family efflux transporter, whose protein sequence is MRKSMVEGNSLKLILQFAIPLLLGNLFQQTYNVADAAIVGQTLGPEALAAVGATSSVQFLVLGFCIGTMAGFAVPIAQRFGANDPKGMQRFEFQGCVWTFVIAVILTVATCFFCPLILDLLRVPSEIYQDTYNYIIVIFIGLPFTLLYNYLSSILRAIGDSKTPFIFLAISAVLNIFLDIFCIINLKWGVAGAAIATVFSQAVSGVLCLILIVMRFPILHIHSEERKLDPELSKRLLIMGIPMGLQYSITAIGSMIMQSANNSLGTVYVSAFTAGIKIKQFLLCPFDALATAVSTFVSQNYGAKKEDRIKEGLRKGTYVGVAYGVLSGIFMILFGKVLSTLFITGDETVLSAAALYLRRMGYAWWLLGILNVVRMSIQGLGYAMRAIYCGVVEMICRTAVCVLLVADFGYNAITWADQSAWLGAVLYLIPVTIITMRDISEQIHNEANADILMK, encoded by the coding sequence ATGAGAAAAAGTATGGTCGAGGGAAACTCTTTAAAACTGATACTACAATTTGCGATTCCGCTCCTATTAGGAAATCTTTTCCAACAAACATATAATGTGGCAGATGCTGCAATCGTAGGACAAACACTAGGACCTGAAGCCTTAGCGGCTGTCGGTGCGACCAGTAGTGTTCAGTTTTTGGTCTTGGGATTTTGTATCGGCACAATGGCAGGATTTGCGGTACCAATTGCCCAACGCTTTGGTGCAAATGATCCAAAGGGAATGCAGAGATTTGAATTTCAAGGTTGTGTTTGGACATTCGTTATTGCGGTGATTTTAACTGTCGCAACCTGTTTCTTCTGTCCGCTAATCTTGGATTTATTGCGTGTGCCATCTGAAATCTATCAGGATACATATAACTATATTATTGTTATTTTTATCGGTTTGCCGTTTACACTTTTATACAACTACTTATCGAGTATCTTACGTGCAATCGGTGACTCTAAAACACCATTTATCTTCTTGGCAATCTCGGCTGTACTTAATATTTTTTTGGATATCTTTTGCATTATTAACTTGAAGTGGGGTGTTGCGGGAGCAGCTATTGCGACTGTATTCTCGCAAGCAGTATCAGGTGTTTTATGCTTAATTTTGATTGTGATGAGATTTCCAATCTTACATATTCATTCAGAAGAAAGAAAGCTTGATCCAGAACTATCAAAACGACTATTGATAATGGGAATTCCGATGGGTCTACAATATTCAATCACAGCCATCGGTTCAATGATTATGCAATCTGCCAATAATTCTCTAGGAACAGTGTATGTTTCTGCATTTACTGCGGGTATTAAGATTAAGCAGTTCTTGTTGTGTCCATTTGATGCCCTAGCTACTGCTGTTTCTACCTTTGTCTCACAGAACTATGGTGCAAAGAAGGAAGACCGTATCAAAGAAGGTCTACGGAAGGGTACCTATGTTGGTGTTGCGTATGGAGTACTATCAGGAATCTTCATGATTCTATTTGGGAAAGTACTCAGTACATTATTTATTACAGGCGATGAAACAGTACTTTCTGCAGCAGCTCTCTATTTAAGAAGAATGGGATATGCTTGGTGGTTATTAGGCATCTTGAATGTTGTGCGTATGAGTATTCAAGGATTAGGATATGCAATGCGTGCAATCTACTGTGGTGTTGTTGAGATGATTTGCCGAACAGCTGTCTGTGTACTCTTAGTGGCAGACTTTGGATACAATGCGATTACATGGGCTGATCAAAGTGCATGGCTTGGAGCGGTACTCTATCTAATCCCAGTAACGATTATCACGATGCGTGATATCTCAGAACAGATTCACAATGAAGCTAACGCAGATATTTTAATGAAGTAA
- a CDS encoding IS30 family transposase, with the protein MRCFKQLTQTDRVKLETLYEKKVPIKDIAKILKVHISTIYREIKHGKYYKKVGNSHKRTYSSDLAQQRHETKMRSKGVAKKISRDPRLARYIENKIADDKYSPAVVLGEIKRKNLKFRESICVTTLYNYIDAGVFDRVTNKDLIVKGKRKRKYKKVKKNKEAKRIVGTSIEKRPEYILTRDEFGHWEMDTVKGKNTSHSSMLVMTERKTRKEIIVKLKHHCAEAVVQALNNLEKRLQGKFNILFRTITCDNGTEFSYVEKIERSCTDETQKRTELYFCHPYTSCERGSNEVANKLIRKFIPKGTEFDDYSESKFKTIEEWINNYPRKLFDYRTAEEMFIQELSAVP; encoded by the coding sequence ATGCGCTGTTTTAAACAATTGACACAGACCGATAGGGTCAAATTGGAAACTTTATATGAGAAGAAAGTACCAATCAAGGATATAGCAAAGATCTTAAAAGTGCATATATCCACGATATATCGTGAAATAAAGCATGGCAAATATTATAAAAAGGTTGGCAATTCTCATAAAAGAACATACAGCTCTGATCTGGCACAACAGCGTCATGAAACAAAGATGCGGTCAAAGGGAGTTGCCAAGAAAATATCTAGGGATCCACGTCTTGCTCGATATATTGAAAACAAGATTGCAGATGACAAGTACAGTCCTGCAGTTGTACTGGGTGAAATTAAACGTAAGAATCTAAAGTTCCGAGAATCGATCTGTGTAACCACTTTGTATAACTACATCGATGCCGGTGTATTTGATAGAGTCACTAACAAAGACTTGATTGTCAAAGGGAAAAGAAAGCGGAAATATAAGAAGGTAAAGAAGAACAAGGAAGCAAAACGGATCGTAGGAACAAGTATTGAGAAACGTCCGGAATACATCTTGACCAGAGATGAATTCGGACATTGGGAGATGGATACCGTCAAAGGAAAGAATACATCCCACAGCAGTATGCTTGTTATGACGGAAAGAAAGACCAGGAAAGAAATCATCGTCAAGTTGAAACATCATTGTGCCGAAGCTGTCGTACAAGCATTAAACAATCTTGAAAAACGATTACAGGGGAAATTCAATATACTCTTCAGAACGATCACCTGTGACAATGGGACAGAGTTTTCCTATGTAGAAAAGATAGAACGATCCTGTACAGATGAAACACAGAAGAGAACGGAATTATATTTTTGTCATCCATATACAAGTTGTGAACGTGGCAGCAATGAAGTTGCAAACAAATTGATCAGAAAGTTTATTCCTAAAGGGACGGAGTTTGATGACTATTCTGAAAGCAAGTTTAAGACGATAGAAGAATGGATCAACAACTACCCAAGAAAACTATTTGATTATCGAACGGCAGAGGAGATGTTCATACAGGAACTTTCCGCAGTTCCCTGA